In Arachis hypogaea cultivar Tifrunner chromosome 17, arahy.Tifrunner.gnm2.J5K5, whole genome shotgun sequence, a single window of DNA contains:
- the LOC112763358 gene encoding uncharacterized protein has product MAIDKALCDLGASINLMPLAMMKKLMIEEVKPTRMSLQLADRSLKIPNGVVENLLVKVGKFIFPADFVILDMDEERNNSIILGRPFLVTSRAIIDAEKGEMVLRVHEEQMVINVFKAMQYPAEKENCMRLDMIDDLVEEAFKANQCEDHEREAQDIQEEDSQEAEALKDSSGVKEEEAPKQEFKPLPPHLKYAFLDKEDNLPVIINSSLSKQEEAKLIGVLKTHKTTIG; this is encoded by the coding sequence ATGGCTATTGACAAAGcactttgtgacctgggagcaagtatTAATCTGATGCCTCTTGCCATGATGAAGAAATTGATGATAGAAGAGGTTAAGCCTACACGGATGTCAttacaacttgctgacagatccctcaaaataccaaatggagtGGTGGAGAACTTACTGGTGAAAGTtgggaaattcatttttccagctgattttgtgattttggatatgGATGAGGAAAGAAACAACtcaatcatccttggaagaccctttctagTAACTTCCAGGGCAATCATTGATGCTGAGAAGGGAGAAATGGTTCTCAGGGTGCATGAGGAGCAAATGGTTATCAATGTTTTCAAAGCAATGCAATACCCTGCAGAGAAAGAAAATTGCATGAGGCTTGACATGATAGATGATCTAGTTGAAGAAGCATTTAAAGCAAACCAATGTGAAGATCATGAAAGGGAAGCTCAGGATATTCAAGAGGAAGATTCACAAGAGGCAGAAGCACTGAAAGATTCAAGTGGAGTTAAGGAGGAAGAGGCACCAAAGCAAGAGTTTAAACCTCTCCCtcctcatctcaaatatgcattccttgataAAGAGGATAACCTgccagtaatcattaattcatccttGAGTAAGCAAGAAGAAGCCAAACTAATTGGGGTGTTGAAAACTCACAAGACAACTATAGGGTGA